A DNA window from Bacteroides sp. contains the following coding sequences:
- a CDS encoding ATP cone domain-containing protein yields the protein MSEEIIVKKHSGEKELFSREKLNHSLKRSGASQEVIERVYEQLKGQMYDGITTSQIYKRAFQILRKLKRSTAARYSLRKAIMEMGPSGYPFERLVGAVIGTLGYETLVSQIVQGQCVSHELDVVARNKQELFMVECKFYNSQGKHCNVQVPLYIHSRFNDVKKTWEKNPSNNGLRFSGWVVTNTRFTEDAIDYGKCAGLTLIGWDYPQERSLRDLIEGSGLFPITVLTTLTRKQKDILLDNEVVLCQQLLEKPVAFGKLGLDLKKQQKVLDEARDLVEKKF from the coding sequence ATGTCTGAAGAAATTATTGTAAAGAAGCATTCAGGAGAGAAGGAACTCTTTTCACGAGAAAAACTAAATCATTCCTTAAAACGTTCGGGTGCCAGCCAAGAAGTCATCGAACGGGTTTATGAGCAGTTGAAGGGACAGATGTATGATGGGATAACCACCTCGCAGATCTATAAAAGAGCCTTTCAGATTCTGCGAAAACTGAAGCGTAGCACAGCTGCCCGTTATAGTCTTCGTAAGGCCATTATGGAAATGGGGCCCTCGGGTTATCCCTTTGAGCGTTTGGTAGGAGCTGTCATTGGCACCCTTGGTTATGAGACCCTGGTGAGCCAGATCGTCCAAGGGCAATGTGTCTCGCACGAACTGGATGTGGTAGCACGGAATAAGCAAGAGCTTTTTATGGTAGAGTGCAAGTTTTACAACAGCCAGGGTAAGCATTGCAATGTGCAGGTGCCATTGTATATCCATTCCCGTTTCAATGATGTGAAAAAGACCTGGGAAAAGAACCCTTCAAACAATGGACTTCGATTTTCAGGCTGGGTGGTTACCAATACGCGCTTTACCGAAGACGCCATTGATTATGGAAAGTGTGCAGGATTGACTTTGATAGGTTGGGATTACCCGCAAGAGAGAAGTTTAAGGGACTTAATTGAAGGATCTGGTTTGTTCCCCATCACCGTCTTGACCACCCTTACACGCAAACAGAAAGATATATTGCTGGATAACGAGGTGGTGTTGTGCCAGCAATTGCTTGAGAAACCCGTTGCTTTTGGAAAGCTGGGACTGGATTTGAAAAAACAGCAAAAGGTGCTC